The Deinococcus carri genome segment AGCAGTGGAGCGAGATCCTGCAAGACGCCGACAAGGGCCGCGAGGCGCTCGTCGTGACGGCGTGGGCACCCGACTACGCCGACCCCGACAACTTCGTCTCCACCTTCTACAGCAGCCAGGGCTTCTACCACCCCCGCGTGGGCTTCAAGGACCCGCAGATCGACAGCTGGATCCAGGAGGCCCGCAGCACCACCGACGCCGAGCGCCGCAACCAGCTCTACACCCAGATCGCCGAGCGCGCCCGCGATCAGGCCTACTACATCCTGATGCCCAGCAGCCCGGCCATCTTGCCCTACCGCGACAACCTCCAGGGCTTCAGCAAGGACGACTACAACCCGATGCTCTCCTTCAGCACCTTTGGCACGGGGACGCACTGGAAGGACCTCAGCAAGAGCTGATCGAACCACCTTCCGCCTACAGGGCTTTGCAGCAGGCCGCCTCCCGGTGTGGGGGCGGCCGTTTCCCGTATTCTGCGGGCATGCACGACGCCGACGCCCCCGATGCCGATACCCCCGAGACCCAGACGCGGCCCATCACCCTGCTGCTGGTCGACGATCATCCGGTGGTCCGCAAGGGCACCCGCGAACTGCTCGAGGGCGAGGCCGACCTGCGGGTGGTCGGGGAGGCCGAGAGCGGCGAGGAGGCGATCCGGCAGGCCCGGTCGCTGACCCCCGACGTGATCCTGATGGACGTGTCGATGCCCGGCATGAACGGCATCGAGGCGACCCGCGCCATCAAGGCCGAGCGGCCCGGTGTGGGCGTGCTGGTGCTGACCAGCTACGACGACGACGCCTACGTGTTCGCCCTGCTGGAGGCGGGTGCGGCGGGCTACCTGCTCAAGAATGCCAGCGAGGACGACCTGCTGGGGGCCGTGCGCGCCGTCGCCGCCGGGGAAAGCGCCCTGCACCCCTCGGTCGCCCGTAAGGTGCTCGAACGCTTCAGCACCCACCAGACGCCCACGCCCCCGGAAGACGCCCTCAGCCCCCGCGAGCTGGAGGTGCTGCGTGTGGCCGCCACCGGCCGCACCAACAAGGAGATCGCCCGCGACCTCGACATCAGCCCCCGCACCGTGCAGGTCCACCTCGCCAACATCTTTTCCAAGCTGGGGGTGGGCAGCCGCACGGAGGCGGTGCTGTACGGGATCAAGCGGGGGTGGATCGACCCGAAGAGTTTGTAGGGGAGAGGAGTTAGGAATCAGGTATCAGGAAGAGCCAGCAGGTGCAGTAGCTTGAGCCTGGTCTCTCCTAACCCCTCCTCATGACCCTCGCCTTCCCCCCCGACCTCAGCGCCGCGCCCACCGTGCGGGCCTTTGGGCTGGCGCTGGCCGGGTTCGCGTGCCGGGCGGTGCGGGCACACGGGGTGCAGGTATGGGCGGTGATAGGCGGGTCGCTGGTGGTCGTGGGCGAGGAGGGCCGGGGGCTGGGGCTGAGTGACGGGACGCTGGCGGCGCGCTCGCTCGCCGGGGGGCAGCCGCTGGCCGAGGGGATGCTGAGCTGCCTCCCCTTTGGCGGGGGCGTGCTGGAATTCGTGGGAGCGGACCCGGAGGGGGTGGAGGCGCTCGCGGGCCTCGCGCCGCTGCTGGCGCTGGCGCTGGAGGGGGTGCAGGCGCGCGAGGTGCGCCGGGGCCGGGGCCGGGTGGCCGAGACGGTCGAGCAACTGGTGCGGCGGCTGGGCGGCAGCCTGGACCTGCCGGAGGTGCTGACGGCGACGGCGGAGACGGCGGCCCTGGCGCTGGGCTTCGGGCGGGCCTTTGTAGGGCTGTTCAGCGAGGTGGGCGAGGGGCGGGCGCGCACCGGGGAGGTGTTCACCTACGGCTTCGACTCGGCCTTTACGGGGGGCATCGGGGTGGGGCCGGTGTCGTTCGGGCGGCTGGTGGACCGCGGCGAGGTGATTCACTACGAGCGGGCGCGCGACCTGGGCACCCCGCTGGCGGCGGGCCTGGCCGAACTTGGTCCGGAAGTGGCCCTGATTGCGCCGCTGCGGGCGCGGGGCCATCCCCTGGGCGTGCTGTACGTGGACAGCCTCACGCGCGGCGCGCGGGCGAGCGAGGACGACACCTGGCTGGTGCTGGCGCTGGCCGAGCAGGCCAGCCTCGCCATCGACAACGCGCGGCTGTACGCCACCGAGACCCGCAAGCGCGAGGCCGCCGAGGCGCTGCGCGAGGCGGGGGTGGCGCTGGCGGGCAGCCTGCACCTCCCCGACACGCTCTCGCGGCTGCTGGAGCGGGCCGTGTCCCTGTTCGGGGCCGACGCGGCGGCGGTGTACGAGCGGCAGCCCGACGGCCGCACCCTCACCATCCGCAGCGCCGTGGGCCTCTCCAGCGAGTACATGCTGCGGGTGCGCGCCAAGGTGGGGGCGGGCGTGACCGGGCGCGCGGTGGAACGGCGCGAGACGGTCGCCGCGCGCGACCTCACCCGCGAGCATCTGGGCGGGGGCAGCCGCTACACCCGGCAACTGCTGGCGGCGGGCCGCTATCCCTACCGGGGGGTGGTGGGCCTGCCGCTGGGCACCCGCGCCGGGGTGTTCGGGGCGCTGACGCTGTACTGGACTGAGCCACTGCCCCTGGACCTGGACGACCTCGCGATCGCCGAGGTCTTTGCCGCCCAGGCCAGCCTCGCCATCGAGAACGCCCGGCTGTACGAGGAGGAGCTGCGCCGCGAGCGCGAGGCCGCCGTGCTGCTGAACGTCGGGCGGCTGCTGGGCGAGGACCAGAGCGACCGGGCGCTGGCGGAGGCCGCGCGGCTTTCCACCCTGGCCCTGAACGCGGCGCGCGGCCTGATCGCCCTGACCGGCGAGGGGGGCGAGGTGACGCGCTGCGCGACCTTCAACCTCCACCCGCCGGGAGCGGCCGAACTCGCCTCGCTGCTCGCGCAGGTGGGGCGCGGCCCCCGGCCCCTGACGCGCCGCCACGCCCTCCCGGTCGCGGGCAGTGCCCTGATCGTGCCGCTGCACGGCGACCCCGGTGCGGGAGGCCGCCCGGATCACCTGCTGGGCTTTCTGTACGCCGACGACCCCGGCAGTGCCGCGCCGGGCGACCGCGTGCTGGCCCTGTCGCGCAGCGTGGCCGACCAGATGGCCCTGACCCTGTCGCGCGAGCGGCTGCTCTCGGCCCTGGCGCGGCAGGAGGCCCGCTACCGCCAGCTCGCGGAGGGTGCCCACGACCTGATCCTGAGTTCCGGCCCCGGCGGCGAGATCACCTACGCCAACCCCGCCGCGACCCGCCTGCTGGAGCCGCTGACCGGGCCGCTGCTGGGCGCGAACCTGCTGCGGCTGCCCACGCCCGCCTCCCGGCCCGCGCTGCAAGCGGCCTGGGAGGCCGTGAACACCCACCCTGCGGGGGGCCGCGCCGAGATCGAGGTGGGACCCTACCGCCTGGAGGTGCGCCTCAGCGCTGTGCGGCAGGCCGGGGCACCCCACAGCGTGCTGACGGTGGCCCGCGACCTCTCCGAACTCCAGACGCTGGCCGCCGAGATTCAGCGCCGGGGGCAGGCGCTGGAGGCCGCCACCAGCCGCACGCTGGAGCTGCGCTCCTACCTCACCCTCTTTACCCAGGCGCAGGAGGAGGAGCGCCGCCGCATCAGCCGCGAACTCCACGACGACACCGCGCAGGTGCTGGTCGCCACCTCCCGCCGCGTGGGCCGCCTGGCGCGTGACCTCGCGGGGCCGCAGCGGGAGCGCGCCGACGACATCCTGGGCGACCTGCAACAGGCCATCGAGAGTGTGCGCCGCTTTGCCCGCAACCTGCGTCCCAGCGTGCTCGACGACCTCGGCCTGCTGCCCGCGCTGGAGTGGCTGGCCGGGCAGGCCCGCACCGACACCCGCCTGGAGGTCAGCGGGGCCGAGCGCCGCCTCGCACCGGCCCTGGAACTCACGGTCTTCCGCCTGGCCCAGGAGGCCCTGACCAACGTGGACAAGCACGCCCGCGCCAGCAGCGCCGCCATCCGCGTCGCCTTCGACGTGGGGGAGGTGCGCGTCGCCATCACCGACGACGGCCAGGGCTTCACCGCCGAGCAGGCGCAGGCCCGCGCCCAGGCCGGCCACCTGGGCCTGCTCGGCCTGCGCGAGCGCGTGACCCTGGCCGGGGGCGACCTGGCCGTGGACAGCGACCCTGGCCGGGGCACGCGGCTCACGTTCACCCTGCCGGGCTGAGCGTCACAGCACGTTCTGGACGGTGGTCGTGGGAACGGCAGATGGCGTGGGCGGCCCCTCCCCCGGCAGGCTCTCAGGAAAGCTGCGGCCCGCCTGTTCCGTCCCCTTCGGGCGCGCGAAGGCTTCCAGGGCGCGCGCACCTGCCCCGGCGAAGACCACCCCCACCAGTGCGGCCGCGAACGCCTGAAACTGGGTGCCTAGCGAGGCATTGAGCGTCTTGTCGTAGGCCGTGACCAGGGGGGTGGTGTTGCGGGCCTCCACCTGTGCCCGGTACACCGCCACCTGCCCCGTATAAACCTTGACCTGTTCGGCATAGAGGGCCACCTGAAGCTCGGTCGCGGTGGGTGGGGGTGCGGCGGGAGCGGTGGGTGCGGGCGGCATCTCGGCGGCGTGTGCCGCGCGGGAGAGCAGCGTATTGGCGTGCCAGAGGTACATGCCAATCAGGGCGGCCAGCCACAGCAGCAGCAGCCAGCGGAAGGGGGCGGTCAGAACGGGGGCAGGCGGGGTGGACATGCGGGAACCTCCTTGACGCCGGGGACACCCTCACTTTAGGGCGGGCGCAGAAAGGGCGGCGCGGTCCCCCTCACCCATGCCGCGCCAGAAAAGCCTCCCGCGGCATCCAGGCCAACTTCGGCTCCGTCTCCGAGGGGCCGGTGGTCGTGCCGTACACCGCGCGCATCAAGCGAAAGCCCAGGCCGTACACGCGGGCGCGCAGCGGCGGCAGGGGCACCAGGGTGAAGCCGTTCTTCTCCAACGGCCCGTGAAAGAGGGTCACGGCGAAGACTGCCTGCGCCTCCCGCAACTCGGGCCGTTCGCGCAGGGCGTGCGCCACGTCGCGCAGGGACCGCTGGTAGGCGCGGTAGGCCCTCAGGGCGCTGCGGGAGGTCAGGCCCACCAGGCGCGGGCTGTGCAGGTGCAGCTCGGCGGCGGGCGTGCCGGGTGGGAAGGGCAGCTCCGGGGGAACGGGCTGCGCCGCCACCCGCATCACCGCGTCCGCCCGTTCGGTAAGGGGCACGACGCCGTGTGCCCGCTCGAAGCGGTCGTCCACCAGGCGGCGGTAGAGGTGCAGCAGCAGGTCGCGGGGCGTGGCGGGCCGCAGCCCCGGCAGGTCGCGCACCGGCACCAGGCGGTAGCCCAGCTTCTTCAGACGCGCCAGCGTGGGGGCGAGGTCGCCGGGCGGCACACGTAGCGTCAGGCCCGGTTCCGGGCTGGGGGAGGGGAGGGGCAGCGGATGGACGCCGCGCCGCGCGAGCCAGGCCAGGTGCGGGCGGCCGAGGTCGGCCTCCTCCAGCGCCCAGGCCGTCACGGGATGGCCCGCCGTCACCTCCAGCAGGGGGAGGTCGCGCGGCTCACCCCAGCCGGCAATTTCGTGCCCGGCGCGGGTGGCGGCCCACACGTCCTGCGGCATCCGGGCGGCGAGCGCGGGCGGCAGCAGCAGCGTGGCCCGGACCTCCGCCTGGGCGAGTGTGGTCAGCGCCTCCCGGAGTTCTGCCGCCGCCTGCACCGGAACCGTGAGGCCCAGGTACGGGTCGCCGGGGTGGCTGCCGTGCAGGGCACCGTAGGCCCCGGCGCGGGTAAGGGCCAGCCACAGGGACCGGGCCGGAGCGGGCAGAGCGCACATGGCCCGACTGTAGCGGCTCGCGTTGCCCTGCGCGTTGCCCTGCACGGCGGCCGACCCTGGCCCGCCTCTCATGTCCGGCGTCGTATGCTCCTGTCTAGTGATGCTTCCGCTTTCCTTTCCCTCCCCGGCGTGCAGGCGAGCAGCATGAAGCCCCTGCGCATCGGGCTGTTCACGGACACGTTCCTGCCCGACCAGAACGGCATCGTGACCAGCGTGGGCCTGCTCAGCGACGAGCTGCGCGCGCGCGGGCATCACGTGGATGTGGTGGCCCCCTTCTTTCCGGAGCAGCAGGACACCCGCCCGGACGTGCGCCGCGCGCCCAGCGTGCGCTACGTGTTCCTGCCGACCTACCGCCTGGCGTGGCCCACCCGCCGGGACTTCGAGCAGAAGTACGACCTGATCCACACCCACACGCCCCTCACGCTGGGGCTGGCGGGGGCGCGGCTGGCCCGCAAGTGGAACGTGCCGCACGTCGCCACCTACCACACCCATATCGAGGCCTACACCCACTACGTGCCGGGCCTGACCGTGCTGCAACGGCAGACGCGGGTGGTGACCCGCCTGATGGGCCTGTACTACCGCCGCGCCGACGCCGTGATCACCCCCACCGCCGCGATGCTGGACGTGACCCGCGAGATGGGCGTCCGCCACCCGGTCGTGATTCCCACCAGCGTCGAGCCGGAGGTGCTGCGTTCGGCCCCACCCGTAGAAAGTCCCTGGCCCGCCGGAACCCGCCGCCTGCTGACGGTCGGACGGCTGGCCCGCGAGAAACGCTTCGACCTCGTGCTGGACACGCTGGCGAACCTGCCGGACGCGCACCTGGTCGTTCTGGGCGAGGGGCCGGAGCGTGAGCATCTGCTGCAGCACGCCGAACGCCTGGGGGTCGCGGGGCGGGTGAGCTTCCTGGGTGTGAAGCCCTGGACCGAGATAGGCGCGTACTACCGCCTGGCCGAACTGTTCCTGTTTGCCAGCGATACCGAGACGCAGGGCCTGGTTCTCCAGGAGGCGCAACTGATGGGCGTGCCGGTCGTGGCGGTGGGGGCGCGGGGCACGCTCAGCGGGGTGGCGCAGGGCCGCAGCGGCTACCTCGTGCCGCCGGGCGACGTGGCGGCCCTGACACGCCGCGCGCAGGCCGTCCTGGGTGACGGGCGGCTGTGGCGGCGGCTGTCGGAGGGGGCACGCGCTTTCGGCACCGCCTGGACGCCCGGCGGGGTGGCCGAGCGGGTGCTGGACGTGTACGCCAGCGTGCTGGGCGTGCCGCGCGAGATTCCCTTTCCCGAGGCGGCCAGCGTCCAGACGGCTAGTCCCCGAAGTACCCTCGCCTATGACCGCTGAGGTTCAGCGCGTGCCGCCACAGGAACGGCAGCCAGCCCCCCTCCAGCCGGCGCGCGCTCGTCTCGACCAGCGCGCCCGGCACATACGCCACCTCGCCCAGTTGCCCCAGCGCCCGCCCCAGCAGCACGTCCTCGTAGGCTTCCACATCGGGATAACCGCCGACCAACTCTGCCGCCGCGCGCGAAAAGGCCATGTTGGCCCCCGCGAGGTTGGGCCGGCCCGCCAGTTCGCAGGCCCGCAGGAAGGTGCCGTAGCCCAGTTCGGAGCCGGCCCTCACCGGCCGCGACACGCCGCAGAAGCGCATCGGGCCGTAGAGGGCCACCCGGCCCGGTGCCGCGTCCGCTGCGCCCGCCAGCCGGGCCAGCCACTCGGGGGCAGGCAGCGAGTCGGCGTCGGTCGAGGCGACCCAGGGGGTGTGGGCGGCGTCCAGCCCGGCCTGCCGCGCGCGGGCAATGCCGCGCACCTCGCAGGACACCACCTGCGCGCCCCACGCCCGCGCCACCCCGGCCGTCCCGTCATGGCTGGCGTTGTCCACCACGATGACGGCGGCGGGGCGCTGCGTCTGGCGTTCGAGGGCGCGCAACGTCAGGGGCAGGTACTGCGCCTCGTTGCGCGCGGGAATCACGACCGTGAAGTCCGGCACCGCGCCAGGGTAGCAGCCTCCCGCGAACTGTGCATCTGCCCCCGTGGCCGCGGGGGGGGTAGATGACCCGCCGCCTCCCCCCCCTGCCGCTGCGCCGGGATGCGCTCGGCAGTGTCGCGGCCACCGCACTGACCCTGGCCTGCGCGGAGTTTGTCCGCAGTGGCCTCTACGCCGCCTACCTGCCGCAGGCCGCGCCCCGTGACCTGGGGCTGCCCCTGACCGCGGTGGGGGCTGCCTGGACCGCCCACTTCGCCGCCGACACGGTGATGCGCGGCCCGGCCGGGGCCTTGATCGCCCGCTTCGGCCTGCGGCCCGTGATGTTCGGGGGGGCGCTGCTGAGTCTGGGCGCGCTGGCGCTGCTGCCGCTGGTCCACAGCGTCTGGCTGCTGGTGCTGATCGCGGCGCTGCACGGCATCGGCTTTTCCACCATGTGGCCCGGCACCATGAACCTGACCGCCGAGGCCGCCCGCCCCGGCTACCAGGGCCGCGCCCTGACCTTTGTCAGCCTCACGGTGATGCCGCTGGTGGGGGCCGGATTCCTGCTGTTCGGGGCGGTGGCGGGGCGGGCGGACCGCTGGCCCTACCTGCTGGCGCTGGGGGTGCAGGGGCTGGGCCTGCTCACCGCGCTGGCGGTGCCGCTGCGTGCCCCCAGGGCCGCGGTCCAGGAAGAGGCTCCGCCGCCCGCGGGCCAGGGCGTGCGCGCCTCGGTCCGTGCCCTGGTGCCGCTGCTGCCCGCCGCCTTCATGCAGACGCTGACCCTGACGCTGCTGGGGCCGCTGCTCTTCACGATTGCGCCGCAACTCGGCGTGAACTACTGGGGCATGGTCGCGGTGCTGGCGGTGGGCGGCGCGGTGGCCTACGGCAGCCTGCCGCTGACCGGACGGGTGGCCGACGGCGGCCACGCCCGGCTCGCGGTGATGCTGGGCTTCGCGCTGCTGGGGCTGGCGCTGGCCGGATTCGCCGCCACGCCGCCCGCCTGGGTGCTGTACCCGCTGGCGGTGGTGGCCGGGGTGGGCTACGCCTTCATCATGCCGGGCTGGGCGGCCCTGGTGACGGGCACCCTGCCCGAGGCCCAGCGCCCCGCCGCCTGGGGCGTCCTGATGACCGTGGAGAACGCCGGAACCGCCCTCGGCCCCCTGGTGGGCACCTTCGCCTTTCAGCGCCTGGGCGCGACCGGTCCCTTTCTGACCGGGGCGGTGCTGGCCCTCACCACCGCCGCCGGGTACGTCCTGTTCCGCCGCGCCTTTCCGGAGCGCCGGGACGCGCAGCCCACCTGACGCGATGCGGCGCGGCTGGCTGGTTCCTCTGGGGCGGGCGCTTCTCGCTGTCCTGCTGGCCGATGTGCTGGGGCGTGCCGCTGGTTGGGGTGCCCTCGGCGCGGGGGGCCGTGAGTTCCCACGGGTGGCCCTCACCTTCGACGACGGTCCCAGCGAGCAGACGCCCGCCCTGCTGGCCGTCCTCGCGCGGCACCGGGCACCCGCCACCTTTTTCGTGACGGCACCCGCCGCCGCACGCTGGCCGGAGCACCTCCGGGCCTTGCAGGCGGCGGGGCATGGGGTGGAGGCGCATGGCCGCTGGCATACCCACGCCCTCCTGCTTCCGCCCTGGCGCGAGTGGGCGCAGGTGCGCTGGCATCCCCGCGCGGGCGAACCCCGCCCCCACCTGTACCGCCCGCCCTACGGGGGGCACAGTCCCCTCACGCGGCTGCTGGCCCGGCTGGCCCGCCGCCAGCTTGCCCTCTGGGATGTGGAGGGCCGCGACTGGACCCCGCAGCCCGCCGCCGACCTCGCCGCGCAGACCCTGGCCCGCACCCGCCCCGGCAGCGTCATCCTGCTGCACGACGGTCCCGCCGTCACGCCGGAGCTGCTGGACGCGCTGCTGAATGGTTTACGGGAACGCGGCCTGACCCCGGTCCTGCTGGCCGACCTTCCCCCGCGCCGCATCGGGTGGTGGGAGGGGCTGGGGCGGCTGGGGGCGAGTTACGGGGGGTGAGGGGAAGGCGGAAGGTAAATGGCAGAAGGCCAGGGGCAGCTTCCGCGTGGCCCGGTGCCTTCAGCCCTGGGCCAGCCGCCTGATCTCCTCTGCAATCACCGCCAGCGCTCCCCCCGGCCCCACCCGCGTCAGGCCGGCCCGCGCTGCCCGCGCCCGCCGCGCCCCGTTCGTCAGGAGCGCCCGGACCTCCGCCGCGACCGCTTCCGGCTCGGGCGGAACCACGCTCAGCGCCCCTGCCAGCAGTCGCCCCTGACGGCGGGCGAAGCCGGGGGTGAACTGGGGGCCGCGCGTGGGGAAGGCGACGACCGGCACGCCCAGGCCCGCGAGTTGCTCGTTCGCAGTGCCCGCGGTGCCCACCGCCACATCCGCCGCCCGCGCCACTGCCCCGAACGCGCCGCGCAGCAGGGCGACGCGCGTGCTCCCACCCTGCGCGAACGCCGTGTTTTCCTCCCGCACGTTCAGCGTCCAGCCTTCCGGCAGGGTCGCGGCCTCCCAGCCGTGCGGCCAGGCGACGAGCGCGGCCACCTCCGGCAGATGGGCCGCCGCGCGCAGCATCAGCGGCAGGCTCTCCCGGTGGTCCTCCCGCGAGCCGGGCAGCAGGGCCAGCACGGGCCGCTCACCCACGAGGGGGGAGAGGTCGCGTTCCGGCGGGGGCAGCACGTCCATCGCAAAACTGCCTGCCCAGCGTGCCCGCACGCCCCTGGCCGCGTAATACCGGGCGGTCGCCGCGTCGCGCGCGAAGACCGCCTGTGCCCGGCGGGCCAGCCGCAGTTCGTAGGGCATCGGCAGATTCGCGCCCAGGGCGTTCAGCTCGCGCAGCGCCCCGCCCAGGCCCAGCCCCTCCAGGTAATGCGCGCTGAGCAGCGGCTGCACGTGTATCAGCGGGGCACCTGCCAGACGCGCCGCCAGGCTGCCCACCATCAGCGCGTAGGCGTCGCCCACCACGACCACCGCGCCGGCCCCCCGCGCGGCCCGCACGGCCTCCCGCCACTGCCCCAGCGAGGCCCCCACCAGCCCCGCCCGCAGGTCGGAGCGCAGGTTCTCCAGGCTGCCGAAAGGAAAGCCGCCGCTGGGCAGGTCCAGCGCCGCGCCCACCCGCGTAACAAAGGGCAGGTTCGCGTAGGCCTGGCCCGCCCCCACCAGGGGCAGCACGTGCGCCTCGCCGCCCCTCTGCCCGAGCAGGTGCCCCAGCAGCCGCGCCCCGATCAGGTCCTCGGCGGTGCCGTTGGACAGGAGCAGGACGGGCCGGGGCGGGGGGCCGGGGGGTGGGGAGGCGGTCACGCCGCGCAGGATAGCGGGCGCGTGGTACGAATAAGGCTGTGAGCGACTTCGACGCGCTGCAAGCCGCCATCCGCCGCCACGCGGACGAGCGGCAGGCCGAACAGCGTGCCTGCGAGGCCTTTCTGAACGCGCTGTATCACGCCCTGCGCACGTCGAGCGGCCCCGGCCTGCCGCTCAACAACGTGACCCTGGACCCCACCCCCGACCCCGACTCCCGGCTGCGCCCCCCTCCGCCCGGCGGCTGGCACGCGGCGTGGCTGCGCCTGGGCCTGTGCGAGGTGCTGGTGCGGGTCCGGCGCGAGGGGGGGGCTTTCGTGGGCGAGTACGGCCAGAGCGGAACCTTTCACCTCCCCCACGTGTCCGAGGACGACCTGATTGCCCTGGCCCGCCGCCTGCTGCGCGACGTGGCCGCCACCTACGCGGGCGAGGACCGCGCGGCCCGCCCCGAGGTGCCGCTGAACTGACGTGAGGCCGAACGGACGCGGCTTGCCCCTGAATCTGTTGACCTTTTCCGACAGTTTCACAGGCTCCGGGAAGTAACCATCAGGCATGAAGACCAGAAGGACCTTTCCCCGCCTGCTGGCGACCGCCGCCCTGCTCCTGGCCGGGGCGGCGCTGGCGCAGACTGTTCTGTCCTCTGGGACGGCGTCCGCGCCGCTTTCGCCCGCAGTGGGCGGCGAGCGGCGCAGTCTGGAGGTGCCCGGCTTCGGGCGGGTGGCCTATTACGCCGACCCGCGCGGCACAGGCCGCCCCCTGATTCTCACCCACTCGGTCAACGCCGCCGCGAGTGCCTACGAGGTGAAACCGCTGTGGGACGCCTACGCGGGCCAGCGGCCCCTCTACGCGCTGGAGTGGCCTGGCTTCGGCAGCAGCGACCGCCCGGACGTGCGCTACACCCCGGAGCTGATGGTGAAAGCCCTGCGCGCCCTGGTGGCCGAACTGGGCACTGACGTGGACGTGGTCGCCCTCAGCCTCGGCAGCGAGTTCGTGGCGCGGGCGGCGCTGGACGAGGCGCGGATTCGCAGCCTGGCCCTGATCAGTCCCAGCGGCCTGGGCGAGCCGCGGGGCGGCAGCCAGGAGGCGAGCGACGGGAACCGGGGCGAGCGGCTCCACGGCACGCTCAGCACCGTGGGGACACCGCTGTATGCGCTGCTCAGGACCCGGCCCAGCATCCACTATTTCCTGAGCAAGCTCTTTCGCGGGCCGGTGAACCAGGGCCTGATCGAGTACAGCCTGGAAACCAGCCAGCAGCCCGGCGCGAAATATGCCCCCCTGTATTTCATCAGCGGCCTGCTGTTCACCCCCGACGCATTCCGCGAGCTGTACAGCAAACTCAGGGTCCCCACTGTCGTCCTGTACGACCAAGACGGCTTCGTGTCCTTTGAGCGGCTGCCGATATTCGTGCAGCAGCCCGGTGTCAGTGCGGTCCGCATTCCCGGCACCGACGGCCTGCCCCACTTCGAGAAGCCGGCAGAGGTCCGCGCCGCCCTTGACCACTTCTGGGCAACGAACCGCTGAGACCAACTTCAGGTGAGTCGTAGACGAACCCGAGCGGACTTGCAAAGCTGAGGAGTGGCGTCCCCAGGGGCGTCCGTTCACGACGACTGCGCAGCAGAGCGAGAAGAAGAAAAGACCGGCTTGCGGAGGTGGACCATGAGCGGATGAGCCTACGTTTCATGCGGCAAGAAAGGCGAAGGGCCGCCCCTGAGCCTGTGGCCCCACAGAACATCCGGTGTTTTGTCCGGGTGTTCTGGAATCAGAGCAAGTTGGTATGAGTGGGCCGCGGCAGATCTGGACACATGACGGCGCTTCTCATGTCACCATGCGCGGCATGACCGATGACGCCCACGCTCAGGCCAACGCCGAACAGGTCCGGGTGCTGCTGGAGGCGCTGGCCCAGGACGGAGAGACGGAGGAACTGCAACCGGGACCTTCCGGCGCTCCGGACGGGCAGGAAGCCCTGTCTGATCTTGTGGAGGGTTGCCCGTTGTAACCCCCACAGGGGAAAGGACGCACCTCAAGGCTCAGGTTTTTCCCAACGGCCCTTGCAGGTTCCCTAAAACGCACCGTCACCACCTCCGCGCCGCCTCGCCGCACACTGGTTTCATGGAACTCGTCCTCGTGATGGCCGCCGCCACCATCCTCCTGATGGTCCTGGCCTTCCTCTCGCTCACCCGCGACGACCGTGAACTGGCGCGGGAAGACTTCACCCTGGGCGGGGAGGCACGGGGCAGCGACGAGCGGCCACTGAATGCCTGAACACGCGCCCCACCCTGCTGAGTGGCAAGGGTGGGGCGCTGTTCTGCTGCGGGCTACTTCACAACCAGATTGATG includes the following:
- a CDS encoding alpha/beta fold hydrolase; amino-acid sequence: MKTRRTFPRLLATAALLLAGAALAQTVLSSGTASAPLSPAVGGERRSLEVPGFGRVAYYADPRGTGRPLILTHSVNAAASAYEVKPLWDAYAGQRPLYALEWPGFGSSDRPDVRYTPELMVKALRALVAELGTDVDVVALSLGSEFVARAALDEARIRSLALISPSGLGEPRGGSQEASDGNRGERLHGTLSTVGTPLYALLRTRPSIHYFLSKLFRGPVNQGLIEYSLETSQQPGAKYAPLYFISGLLFTPDAFRELYSKLRVPTVVLYDQDGFVSFERLPIFVQQPGVSAVRIPGTDGLPHFEKPAEVRAALDHFWATNR
- a CDS encoding polysaccharide deacetylase family protein, coding for MRRGWLVPLGRALLAVLLADVLGRAAGWGALGAGGREFPRVALTFDDGPSEQTPALLAVLARHRAPATFFVTAPAAARWPEHLRALQAAGHGVEAHGRWHTHALLLPPWREWAQVRWHPRAGEPRPHLYRPPYGGHSPLTRLLARLARRQLALWDVEGRDWTPQPAADLAAQTLARTRPGSVILLHDGPAVTPELLDALLNGLRERGLTPVLLADLPPRRIGWWEGLGRLGASYGG
- a CDS encoding lipid-A-disaccharide synthase-related protein — translated: MTASPPPGPPPRPVLLLSNGTAEDLIGARLLGHLLGQRGGEAHVLPLVGAGQAYANLPFVTRVGAALDLPSGGFPFGSLENLRSDLRAGLVGASLGQWREAVRAARGAGAVVVVGDAYALMVGSLAARLAGAPLIHVQPLLSAHYLEGLGLGGALRELNALGANLPMPYELRLARRAQAVFARDAATARYYAARGVRARWAGSFAMDVLPPPERDLSPLVGERPVLALLPGSREDHRESLPLMLRAAAHLPEVAALVAWPHGWEAATLPEGWTLNVREENTAFAQGGSTRVALLRGAFGAVARAADVAVGTAGTANEQLAGLGVPVVAFPTRGPQFTPGFARRQGRLLAGALSVVPPEPEAVAAEVRALLTNGARRARAARAGLTRVGPGGALAVIAEEIRRLAQG
- a CDS encoding MFS transporter translates to MTRRLPPLPLRRDALGSVAATALTLACAEFVRSGLYAAYLPQAAPRDLGLPLTAVGAAWTAHFAADTVMRGPAGALIARFGLRPVMFGGALLSLGALALLPLVHSVWLLVLIAALHGIGFSTMWPGTMNLTAEAARPGYQGRALTFVSLTVMPLVGAGFLLFGAVAGRADRWPYLLALGVQGLGLLTALAVPLRAPRAAVQEEAPPPAGQGVRASVRALVPLLPAAFMQTLTLTLLGPLLFTIAPQLGVNYWGMVAVLAVGGAVAYGSLPLTGRVADGGHARLAVMLGFALLGLALAGFAATPPAWVLYPLAVVAGVGYAFIMPGWAALVTGTLPEAQRPAAWGVLMTVENAGTALGPLVGTFAFQRLGATGPFLTGAVLALTTAAGYVLFRRAFPERRDAQPT